A single window of Pyxidicoccus xibeiensis DNA harbors:
- a CDS encoding DUF2147 domain-containing protein, with product MTASRWLGLATLTVLFATNALAQDLSPVGRWTTIDDETKKPKSVIAIYEEGGKLFGKIEKIFPEPNEKPDPVCDKCEGKLKGQPIIGMVIMRDLKKDDDEWTGGTILDPSNGKTYKCKIAVEDKGKKLKVRGFVGMSMFGRTQHWVRAQE from the coding sequence ATGACTGCAAGCCGTTGGTTGGGACTGGCCACGTTGACGGTTCTGTTCGCTACGAATGCCCTGGCTCAGGACCTGAGTCCGGTGGGGCGCTGGACCACCATCGATGACGAGACGAAGAAGCCGAAGTCCGTCATCGCCATCTACGAGGAGGGCGGCAAGCTGTTCGGGAAGATCGAGAAGATCTTCCCCGAGCCCAACGAGAAGCCGGACCCCGTCTGTGACAAGTGCGAGGGGAAGCTGAAGGGCCAGCCCATCATCGGGATGGTCATCATGCGCGACCTCAAGAAGGACGACGACGAGTGGACGGGGGGCACCATCCTCGACCCGTCCAACGGCAAGACCTACAAGTGCAAGATTGCCGTGGAGGACAAGGGCAAGAAGCTGAAGGTCCGCGGCTTCGTCGGCATGTCCATGTTCGGGCGCACCCAGCACTGGGTCCGCGCTCAGGAGTAG